In one Pempheris klunzingeri isolate RE-2024b chromosome 8, fPemKlu1.hap1, whole genome shotgun sequence genomic region, the following are encoded:
- the LOC139205793 gene encoding fucolectin-1-like — protein sequence MMKLLPLLLLLETCSASTYQNVALRGKATQSQRYTHSFGAAYNAIDGNRDPNFHAGSCTHSEQMANPWWRVDLLESYIVTSVIITNRGDCCPFRLDRVEIYIGNSLQDNGLANPKVGKIDKIDTGKSFTLPFTDRVEGRYVTLSLRGSEKILTLCEVEVYGYRAPTGENLAIQGKATQSSLYSFGAAYNAIDGNRDSKWEDGSCSHTSNNVDPWWRLDLGKTHKVFSVKVANTDANPERLDGAEIRIGDSLKNNGNNNTRCAVITHIPAGDVGEFQCNGLDGRYVNIVMPGKEDFLTLCEVEVYGSRLD from the exons ATGATGAAACTTctccccctgctgctcctcctggagACATGCTCAGCTTCCACTTATC AGAATGTGGCCCTGCGTGGAAAAGCCACCCAGTCACAACGTTACACGCACTCTTTCGGGGCTGCCTACAACGCCATTGATGGAAACCGTGACCCTAACTTCCATGCTGGATCATGCACCCACTCTGAGCAGATGGCCAACCCCTGGTGGAGAGTGGACCTGCTGGAGTCCTACATCGTCACCTCCGTCATCATCACCAACAGAGGGGACTGCTGTCCATTCAGGCTTGACAGAGTAGAGATTTACATCGGCAACTCTTTACAAGACAATGGACTCGCAAACCCAAA ggTTGGTAAAATAGATAAAATCGATACAGGCAAGTCGTTCACTCTGCCTTTCACCGATCGTGTGGAGGGACGTTACGTGACTTTGAGTCTGCGTGGTTCTGAAAAGATCCTCACGCTCTGTGAAGTGGAAGTCTACGGGTACCGCGCCCCCACTG GAGAGAACCTGGCCATCCAAGGAAAAGCCACGCAGTCGTCACTGTATTCATTCGGCGCTGCATATAACGCCATTGACGGGAATCGTGACAGCAAGTGGGAAGACGGCTCCTGCAGTCACACGAGCAATAATGTGGATCCCTGGTGGCGGCTGGATCTGGGCAAAACCCATAAAGTGTTTTCTGTTAAGGTAGCCAACACGGACGCTAACCCGGAACGACTTGATGGAGCCGAGATCCGAATTGGAGATTCTCTAAAAAACAATGGCAACAACAATACCAG GTGTGCGGTGATCACACACATCCCAGCAGGCGATGTTGGTGAATTCCAGTGCAACGGGTTGGACGGTCGCTACGTTAACATCGTCATGCCAGGGAAAGAAGATTTCCTGACCCTGTGTGAGGTGGAGGTGTACGGCTCCAGACTGGATTAG
- the LOC139204885 gene encoding uncharacterized protein encodes MFLSVILLLTLLSVSTRTMKHSSVLLLQLLLGTCTAYTYKNVALRGKATQSDRHLDSFGAASNAIDGNRESNYAAGSCTHTDVQTNPWWRVDLLESYIVTSVVVTNRGDCCADELNGAEIHIGNSLQDNGAANPVVAVISHIPAGRSLTITLTSRVEGRYVTVVLPGSGRVLTLCEVEVYGYRAPTGENLALQGKATQSSLLAPGIAYYAIDGNRASFWNQVSCSHTIWEWNPWWRLDLGKTHKVFSVSITNYRDHPSFINGAEIRIGNSLNNNGNNNPRCAVISGLTGGFTQNFQCNGMDGRYINIVNPGKSEYLVLCEVEVYGSRLDYAQVSLWNTLLHIHQHSLNCGCSSRGKTMKHSSVLLLQLLLGTCTAYTYRNVALRGKASQSHTHAPAYNAIDGNRESNYAAGSCSHTDAQTNPWWRVDLLESYIVTSVAVTNRGDCCADQINGAEIHIGNSLQDNGAANPVVAVISHIPAGRSLRITLTSHAEGRYVTVAVPGSGRILTLCEVEVYGYRAPTGENLALQGKATQSSLHTSGIAYNAIDGNRASKWDQGSCSHTGADLNSWWRLDLGKTHKVFSVNITNIIEASARLNGAELRIGDSLDNNGNNNPRCAVISSIPPGFTENFQCNKMDGRYVNIVIPGRTEYLHVCEVEVYGSRLD; translated from the exons AAAATGTGGCCCTGCGTGGAAAAGCCACCCAGTCAGACCGCCATCTGGACTCCTTTGGGGCTGCCTCCAACGCCATTGATGGAAACCGTGAATCCAACTATGCAGCTGGATCGTGCACCCACACTGATGTACAGACCAACCCCTGGTGGAGAGTGGACCTGCTGGAGTCCTACATCGTCACCTCTGTCGTCGTCACCAACAGAGGGGACTGCTGTGCAGACGAGCTCAACGGGGCAGAGATTCACATCGGCAACTCTTTACAAGACAATGGTGCCGCAAACCCAGT GGTTGCTGTAATTTCTCATATCCCAGCGGGCAGATCTCTAACAATAACTCTTACCAGCCGTGTGGAGGGACGTTATGTGACTGTGGTTCTACCTGGTTCAGGAAGGGTCCTCACACTCTGTGAGGTGGAGGTCTACGGGTACCGTGCCCCAACTG GAGAGAACCTGGCACTCCAAGGAAAAGCCACACAGTCGTCGCTGCTCGCTCCAGGCATCGCATACTATGCCATCGATGGGAATCGCGCCAGCTTCTGGAACCAGGTGTCTTGTAGTCACACAATCTGGGAGTGGAACCCGTGGTGGCGACTGGACCTGGGCAAAACCCACAAAGTGTTTTCAGTTAGCATAACCAACTACAGAGACCATCCCTCATTTATTAATGGAGCTGAGATCCGAATTGGAAATTCTCTTAACAACAATGGGAACAACAATCCCAG GTGTGCTGTGATCTCAGGCCTCACTGGAGGTTTTACCCAAAACTTCCAGTGTAACGGGATGGACGGGCGCTACATTAACATCGTTAACCCTGGAAAAAGCGAGTACCTGGTCCTGTGCGAGGTGGAGGTGTATGGCTCCAGACTGGATTA TGCACAAG TATCCCTGTGGAACACACTACTGCACATTCATCAGCACAGCTTGAACTGCGGCTGCTCAAGTCGAGGTAA AACAATGAAGCACAGTTCAGTTCTGCTtttgcagctcctcctggggaCGTGCACGGCCTACACCTATC GAAATGTGGCCCTGCGTGGAAAAGCCAGCCAGTCACATACACATGCACCTGCCTACAACGCCATCGATGGAAACCGTGAATCCAACTATGCAGCTGGATCGTGCAGCCACACTGATGCACAGACCAACCCCTGGTGGAGAGTGGACCTGCTGGAGTCCTACATCGTCACCTCTGTCGCCGTCACCAACAGAGGGGACTGCTGTGCAGACCAGATCAACGGGGCAGAGATACACATCGGCAACTCTTTACAAGACAATGGTGCCGCAAACCCAGT GGTTGCTGTAATTTCTCATATCCCAGCGGGCAGATCTCTAAGAATAACTCTTACCAGCCATGCGGAGGGACGTTATGTGACTGTGGCTGTACCTGGTTCAGGAAGGATCCTCACACTCTGTGAGGTGGAAGTCTACGGGTACCGTGCCCCAACTG GAGAGAACCTGGCACTCCAAGGAAAAGCCACACAGTCGTCATTGCACACCTCTGGGATTGCATATAATGCTATTGATGGGAATCGTGCCAGCAAATGGGACCAGGGTTCTTGCAGTCACACAGGCGCCGACTTGAACTCCTGGTGGCGACTGGACCTGGGCAAAACCCATAAAGTCTTTTCTGTCAATATAACTAACATTATAGAAGCGTCTGCACGACTTAATGGAGCTGAGCTCAGAATCGGAGATTCTCTTGACAACAATGGAAACAACAATCCCAG GTGTGCTGTGATCTCAAGCATCCCTCCGGGTTTCACTGAAAACTTCCAGTGTAACAAGATGGACGGTCGCTATGTTAACATAGTCATTCCTGGAAGAACTGAATACCTGCACGTGTGTGAGGTGGAGGTGTATGGCTCAAGACTGGATTAG